One Luteibacter sp. 9135 DNA segment encodes these proteins:
- a CDS encoding glycosyltransferase family 39 protein, translating to MVIALLAGLAHMLTNGQYGFHRDEWQFLSDAQHLDFGFVPYPPLTPAVEALGLKLFGLSLVGLRLFSVLAQMLVIVIAGLMARDLGGGRLAQVFTAMAVALSPVPMFQATQFQYSSFDLLWWVLIAWCVIRMLRDDEPRWWIAIGGVAGLGLQTKYSIAFLLVGVLVGMLLTDARRYLRSGWFWAGGLVALAIVAPNLVWLVRHDFISYHFLQGIHARDVHLGRADGFLRDQFLLNVNLVAAPVWLAGLYVFARSRRYRMLAWMYAVPLLLFLVAKGRFYYVSGAYPMLLAMGAVVAENRMRSLRPLHARGLVALVFIGVLGMGGYAALRIVPIASSGPLRDYALRHNGDLREEIGWPELVAQVAAIRDGLPAAEQANLGIAVGNYGEYGAIALLGPAYHLPVPVTTINSGWLRGYPEPAPSTYIVLGSSLTRAEEILTKCRVAGHSWNTLGIVNEESRDHPDILICGPSRVPLDELWRHGPEFG from the coding sequence TTGGTCATCGCCCTGCTGGCCGGGCTCGCGCACATGTTGACGAACGGGCAGTACGGATTCCATCGGGACGAATGGCAGTTCCTCAGCGATGCCCAGCACCTGGACTTCGGGTTCGTGCCGTACCCGCCGCTGACACCCGCCGTGGAAGCCCTGGGCCTGAAGCTGTTCGGACTGTCGCTGGTGGGGCTACGGTTGTTCTCGGTGCTGGCGCAGATGCTGGTGATCGTCATCGCGGGGCTCATGGCGCGTGACCTCGGCGGTGGCCGACTGGCCCAGGTGTTTACCGCTATGGCGGTGGCGCTGTCTCCCGTGCCGATGTTCCAGGCGACCCAGTTCCAGTACTCGTCCTTCGACCTGCTCTGGTGGGTGCTGATCGCCTGGTGCGTGATCCGCATGCTGCGCGACGACGAGCCGCGTTGGTGGATCGCGATCGGCGGCGTCGCTGGCCTCGGTTTGCAGACCAAGTATTCCATTGCCTTCCTGCTGGTCGGCGTGCTCGTAGGCATGTTGCTGACCGATGCGCGCCGGTACCTGAGGAGCGGCTGGTTCTGGGCCGGGGGGCTCGTCGCGCTGGCGATCGTCGCGCCCAACCTGGTCTGGCTCGTGCGGCACGACTTCATCTCGTACCATTTCCTGCAGGGCATCCATGCACGGGATGTGCATCTGGGTCGGGCGGACGGTTTCCTGCGTGACCAGTTCCTGCTCAATGTGAACCTGGTGGCCGCCCCCGTGTGGCTTGCGGGGTTGTACGTTTTTGCCAGAAGCCGGCGCTACCGCATGCTGGCATGGATGTATGCCGTGCCACTGCTCCTGTTCCTGGTCGCGAAGGGACGTTTCTACTACGTGTCCGGCGCGTATCCCATGTTATTGGCCATGGGGGCGGTGGTCGCGGAGAATCGCATGCGCAGCCTGCGACCCCTGCATGCGCGGGGCCTCGTCGCCCTGGTGTTCATTGGCGTGCTGGGGATGGGGGGATACGCGGCGCTGCGCATCGTCCCCATCGCATCGAGCGGCCCGTTACGCGACTACGCCCTTCGTCACAACGGCGATTTGCGCGAGGAGATCGGCTGGCCGGAACTGGTCGCACAGGTCGCCGCGATTCGCGACGGCCTGCCGGCGGCCGAGCAAGCGAACCTGGGTATCGCGGTGGGCAACTATGGTGAGTATGGCGCCATCGCGTTGCTAGGGCCGGCGTATCACCTGCCGGTACCTGTCACGACCATCAATTCAGGATGGCTGCGTGGCTACCCGGAACCCGCACCATCCACCTATATCGTGCTTGGCAGTTCACTCACGCGTGCTGAGGAAATACTCACTAAGTGCCGGGTGGCGGGTCATAGCTGGAACACGTTGGGCATCGTCAACGAAGAGAGCAGGGATCACCCGGATATCCTTATTTGTGGCCCTTCCCGTGTGCCTCTGGATGAGCTCTGGAGGCATGGTCCGGAGTTCGGTTGA
- the chvE gene encoding multiple monosaccharide ABC transporter substrate-binding protein — protein MNSRNLLLGLATVGFAFSLAACSGGRGNGDTAAASGDNKGALVGVAMPTKVSERWIKDGNAVKEDLEKLGYKVDLEYADNKIPQQVLQVSNMITKGAKVLVIASIDGGSLSDQLDAAAKAGIKVISYDRLLTGSKNVDYYVSFDNYKVGVDQANSLLTGLGLLGADGKKTDKKGPLNVEIFAGSPDDNNATFFYNGAMDTLKPYIADGSIVVKSGQTGFTQVATLQWDPATAKARMQNLVAKSYSAGANLDGVLSPYDGMSIGIISALQGAGYGNASKPLPVITGQDAEAASVKSIIAGQQYSTIYKDTRKLADQAAVMANDLLSGKKPETNDDKTYNNKVVVVPTYLFQPTVVTKANYQQVLVDSGYYTPAQLQ, from the coding sequence GTGAACTCACGCAACCTGCTCCTCGGCCTCGCCACCGTCGGGTTCGCCTTCTCGCTCGCCGCCTGTTCCGGCGGCCGCGGCAACGGCGACACGGCCGCCGCTTCCGGCGACAACAAGGGCGCCCTCGTCGGCGTCGCCATGCCGACCAAGGTGTCCGAGCGCTGGATCAAGGACGGCAACGCGGTCAAGGAAGATCTGGAAAAGCTCGGCTACAAGGTGGACCTGGAATACGCCGACAACAAGATTCCGCAGCAGGTGCTGCAGGTCAGCAACATGATCACCAAGGGCGCCAAGGTGCTGGTGATCGCGTCGATCGACGGCGGCTCGCTGAGCGACCAACTCGATGCCGCGGCCAAGGCCGGCATCAAGGTCATCTCGTACGATCGCCTGCTCACCGGAAGCAAGAACGTCGACTATTACGTGTCGTTCGACAACTACAAGGTCGGCGTCGACCAGGCCAACAGCCTGCTCACCGGCCTGGGCCTGCTGGGCGCGGACGGCAAGAAGACCGACAAGAAGGGCCCGCTCAATGTCGAGATCTTCGCCGGCAGCCCGGACGACAACAACGCCACGTTCTTCTACAACGGTGCGATGGATACCCTCAAGCCGTACATCGCCGATGGCAGCATCGTGGTGAAGAGCGGCCAGACCGGCTTCACCCAGGTCGCCACGCTGCAGTGGGATCCGGCCACGGCCAAGGCGCGCATGCAGAACCTGGTGGCCAAGTCGTACTCGGCCGGCGCCAACCTCGACGGCGTGCTGTCGCCGTACGACGGCATGTCGATCGGCATCATCTCCGCGCTGCAGGGTGCCGGCTACGGCAATGCCTCCAAGCCGCTGCCGGTCATCACCGGTCAGGATGCCGAGGCCGCCTCGGTCAAGTCGATCATCGCCGGCCAGCAGTACTCCACGATCTACAAGGACACCCGGAAGCTGGCCGACCAGGCCGCGGTGATGGCCAACGACCTGCTCAGCGGCAAGAAGCCGGAAACCAACGACGACAAGACCTACAACAACAAGGTCGTGGTCGTGCCGACCTACCTGTTCCAGCCCACCGTGGTCACCAAGGCGAACTATCAGCAGGTGCTGGTCGACAGCGGTTACTACACGCCGGCGCAGCTGCAGTAA
- a CDS encoding methyl-accepting chemotaxis protein gives MDVKIGLRIVLTSAASVAIALAVGALGFFSTRQATNGADVIYSDALVPVTQVTEIRHFVTQQRGVLNRALLVNKPDAAAAAKTKIAQIRAESDTVWRSYYATQSANPTLRKMADAFNASRSGTRRQVDAMLEILPTDRAAAIDRMLNVIAPSMDKDAELIAALVAKNRDMARATYDAAVASGKRSAEIMAGTLLLGAALVAMGGFFLRRAVMRPLVAARGLAVRIRDGHLENELVVTGNDELSETLQALADMDTQLSAIVRKVRENAQQVNSAARDISAGNDDLSNRTQEQASSLEETAASMEEMAATVKQNAEAAGHTRRLTEKLRSDATSGHEVATSAVGAMGRIAKASKDIGEIAVLIDEIAFQTNLLALNAAVEAARAGEQGRGFTVVASEVRSLAQRSAAAAKDIKHLIASTRDEVAEGVGLVESTGQALAEIATDVARVSGLVAEIAAASDEQSTGVEQVNQAVSALDEVTQQNAALVEEASAASRTALDVADELMRQVSFFKLRGDASELASQPAQPAPVAAAHAPAAAPRKTASRPMMTTPALASSWQEF, from the coding sequence GTGGATGTGAAAATTGGACTGCGTATCGTACTGACATCGGCGGCTTCGGTCGCCATTGCCCTGGCCGTGGGTGCCTTGGGTTTCTTCTCTACACGCCAGGCTACCAACGGGGCCGACGTGATCTACTCGGATGCCCTGGTGCCGGTTACCCAGGTGACCGAGATACGGCATTTCGTCACCCAGCAGCGTGGCGTGCTCAATCGCGCGTTGCTCGTCAACAAGCCGGATGCCGCCGCAGCCGCCAAGACCAAGATTGCCCAGATTCGCGCCGAAAGCGACACCGTCTGGCGCAGCTACTACGCGACGCAGAGCGCGAACCCGACGCTGCGCAAGATGGCCGACGCCTTCAACGCATCGCGATCGGGCACGCGTCGTCAAGTCGACGCGATGCTGGAGATCCTGCCCACGGATCGTGCGGCGGCGATCGATCGCATGTTGAACGTCATCGCGCCGTCGATGGACAAGGATGCGGAGCTGATTGCTGCCCTCGTCGCCAAGAACCGCGATATGGCGCGTGCCACATACGACGCTGCGGTGGCGTCCGGCAAGCGATCGGCGGAGATCATGGCGGGTACGCTTCTGCTTGGCGCGGCCCTGGTCGCCATGGGCGGCTTCTTCCTGCGGCGCGCCGTCATGCGTCCGCTGGTCGCGGCACGCGGGCTGGCTGTGCGTATCCGCGACGGCCACCTCGAGAACGAACTGGTCGTCACCGGTAACGACGAGCTCAGCGAGACCTTGCAGGCGCTGGCGGACATGGATACGCAGTTGTCCGCCATCGTGCGCAAGGTGCGGGAAAACGCGCAGCAGGTGAACAGCGCGGCCCGCGACATCTCGGCGGGTAACGACGATCTGTCCAACCGTACGCAGGAACAGGCCTCGTCGCTGGAAGAAACCGCCGCGTCGATGGAAGAAATGGCCGCGACGGTGAAGCAGAACGCCGAGGCCGCCGGGCATACCCGGCGTCTGACCGAAAAACTTCGCAGCGACGCCACGAGTGGCCATGAGGTCGCCACGTCGGCGGTCGGCGCCATGGGCCGGATCGCGAAGGCCAGCAAGGACATCGGCGAGATCGCCGTGCTCATCGACGAAATCGCGTTCCAGACCAACCTGCTGGCGCTGAATGCCGCGGTGGAAGCGGCGCGCGCGGGCGAGCAGGGCCGTGGCTTCACCGTCGTGGCCAGCGAGGTCAGGTCGCTGGCCCAGCGCAGCGCAGCGGCGGCGAAAGACATCAAGCATCTGATTGCTTCCACCCGCGACGAAGTCGCCGAAGGCGTCGGCCTGGTCGAGAGCACCGGGCAGGCGCTGGCGGAGATCGCCACCGATGTCGCCAGGGTCTCGGGCCTGGTCGCGGAGATCGCGGCGGCCTCCGACGAGCAATCCACCGGCGTGGAGCAGGTCAACCAGGCGGTGTCCGCACTGGACGAAGTAACGCAGCAGAATGCGGCCCTGGTGGAAGAAGCCAGCGCGGCGAGCCGTACCGCGCTGGATGTTGCCGACGAACTGATGCGTCAGGTGTCGTTCTTCAAGCTGCGTGGCGATGCGAGCGAACTCGCATCGCAGCCGGCCCAACCCGCGCCCGTCGCTGCCGCGCACGCACCCGCCGCCGCGCCGCGTAAGACGGCCAGCCGCCCGATGATGACGACGCCGGCGCTGGCCTCGTCCTGGCAGGAGTTCTGA
- the mmsA gene encoding multiple monosaccharide ABC transporter ATP-binding protein, with translation MTTNILEMQGITKTFPGVKALQNVSLGVKRGHVHAICGENGAGKSTLMKVLSGVYPAGTFDGQIVFEGAPVDFKSINDSEAAGIVIIHQELALSPYLSIAENIFLGNEQQSHGWIDWNKTNLEAAKLLERVGLNNNPITRITDLGVGQQQLVEIAKALSKRVKLLILDEPTAALNDADSAHLLGLIKQLQEQGITSIIISHKLNEIEAIADEVTIIRDGRVIETLDMRAGEVTEERIIKGMVGRELESRYPEHTPTIGDELLRIEGWNCFHPIDVDRQIITDAGITVRAGEIVGIAGLMGAGRTELAMSVFGRSYGVKISGKVFKRGVEIDMSTVPKAIANGVAYATEDRKRYGLNLIDDITRNTSGSALHKLASLFGFVDGHKEATVAGEYLKNLNIKAPGVDAITGKLSGGNQQKVVLSKWMYADPDVLILDEPTRGIDVGAKYEIYAIINRLADEGKGIIMISSELPELLGVCDRIYTLAEGRVTADIPRSEATAEVLMQHMTREREKVASDNVQ, from the coding sequence GTGACCACCAACATTCTCGAGATGCAGGGCATCACGAAGACCTTCCCCGGCGTCAAGGCGTTGCAGAACGTGTCGCTCGGTGTCAAACGCGGCCACGTCCACGCCATCTGCGGCGAGAACGGGGCCGGCAAGTCGACACTGATGAAGGTGCTCAGCGGGGTTTACCCCGCGGGTACCTTCGATGGGCAGATCGTCTTCGAAGGCGCGCCGGTCGACTTCAAGAGCATCAACGACTCCGAAGCCGCCGGCATCGTCATCATCCACCAGGAGCTCGCGCTCAGCCCCTACCTGTCCATCGCCGAGAACATCTTCCTCGGCAACGAACAGCAGAGCCACGGCTGGATCGACTGGAACAAGACCAACCTGGAAGCGGCCAAGCTGCTGGAACGGGTGGGGCTGAACAACAATCCGATCACCCGCATCACCGACCTGGGCGTGGGCCAGCAGCAACTCGTGGAGATCGCCAAGGCGTTGTCCAAGCGGGTCAAGCTGCTGATCCTCGACGAACCCACGGCGGCGCTCAACGATGCCGACTCCGCCCACCTGCTCGGCCTCATCAAGCAGCTGCAGGAACAGGGCATCACCTCGATCATCATCAGCCACAAGCTCAACGAGATCGAAGCGATCGCGGACGAGGTGACGATCATCCGCGACGGTCGCGTGATCGAGACGCTGGACATGCGCGCGGGCGAAGTTACCGAGGAACGGATCATCAAGGGCATGGTCGGGCGCGAGTTGGAAAGCCGCTATCCGGAGCACACGCCGACGATCGGCGACGAACTGCTGCGGATCGAGGGCTGGAACTGCTTCCACCCGATCGACGTCGACCGCCAGATCATCACCGATGCCGGCATCACCGTGCGCGCCGGCGAGATCGTCGGCATCGCCGGCCTGATGGGCGCCGGGCGCACCGAACTGGCCATGAGCGTGTTCGGGCGCAGCTACGGTGTGAAGATCAGCGGCAAGGTATTCAAGCGCGGTGTCGAGATCGACATGAGCACCGTACCCAAGGCGATCGCGAACGGCGTGGCCTATGCCACGGAAGACCGCAAGCGCTACGGGCTGAACCTCATCGACGACATCACCCGCAATACCTCGGGCTCGGCCCTGCACAAGCTGGCCAGTCTGTTCGGCTTCGTCGACGGCCACAAGGAGGCCACGGTGGCCGGCGAGTACCTGAAGAACCTCAACATCAAGGCGCCGGGCGTCGATGCCATCACCGGCAAGCTGTCGGGCGGCAACCAGCAGAAGGTGGTGCTGTCCAAATGGATGTATGCCGATCCCGACGTGCTGATTCTGGACGAGCCCACCCGCGGCATCGATGTGGGCGCCAAGTACGAGATTTACGCCATCATCAACCGGCTCGCCGACGAGGGTAAGGGAATCATCATGATCTCGTCGGAACTCCCCGAGCTGCTCGGCGTCTGCGACCGCATCTATACCCTCGCCGAGGGGCGCGTCACCGCGGACATTCCACGATCCGAGGCGACCGCCGAGGTCCTTATGCAGCACATGACACGAGAACGGGAGAAGGTCGCCAGTGACAACGTCCAATGA
- a CDS encoding IlvD/Edd family dehydratase, translated as MTHTAPPLRSRAWFDNPDNIDMTALYLERYLNFGLSLEELRSGKPIIGIAQTGSDLSPCNRHHLVLAERVRDGIREAGGIPLEFPVHPIQETGKRPTAGLDRNLAYLSLVEVLHGYPLDGVVLTIGCDKTTPACLMAAATVNIPAVALSVGPMLNGWHKGERTGSGTIVWRAREMLATGAINEEGFIKLVASSAPSTGYCNTMGTATTMNSLAEALGMQLPGAAAIPAPYRDRQEIAYLTGKRIVGMVAEDLKPSDILTREAFLNAIVVNSAIGGSTNAPIHLAAIARHIGVDLAIDDWQTHGHKVPLMVNLQPAGEYLGEDFYHAGGVPAVVGELLKQGLIHADAKTANGRSIGENCRDATIEDERVIRPFATPLKEDAGFIVLRGNLFDSAIMKTSVISPEFRARYLSDPNDPEAFEGPAVVFDGPEDYHHRIDDPSLGITTDTLLFMRGAGPVGYPGSAEVVNMRPPAYLIREGVHALPCIGDGRQSGTSGSPSILNASPEAAVMGGLALIRTGDRVRIDLGKGTADVLIPDEELAERRRALVEAGGYRYPASQTPWQEIQRALVGQMETGAILEGAEKYQQIAQTKGLPRDSH; from the coding sequence ATGACCCATACCGCCCCTCCGCTTCGCTCGCGCGCCTGGTTCGACAACCCGGACAACATCGACATGACCGCGTTGTACCTGGAGCGGTACCTCAACTTCGGGTTGTCGCTGGAAGAACTGCGTTCGGGCAAGCCGATCATCGGCATCGCCCAGACGGGCAGCGACCTGTCGCCCTGCAACCGCCACCACCTGGTGCTGGCCGAGCGTGTGCGCGACGGTATCCGCGAGGCCGGCGGCATCCCCCTGGAATTCCCGGTGCATCCCATCCAGGAAACCGGAAAGCGCCCCACCGCGGGTCTGGATCGCAACCTCGCCTACCTGTCGCTGGTGGAAGTGCTGCACGGCTATCCGCTCGACGGCGTGGTGCTGACCATCGGCTGCGACAAGACCACGCCGGCCTGCCTGATGGCGGCGGCCACGGTGAACATCCCCGCAGTCGCCCTGTCCGTGGGCCCGATGCTCAACGGCTGGCACAAGGGTGAGCGCACGGGCTCGGGCACCATCGTGTGGCGGGCGCGCGAGATGCTGGCCACCGGCGCCATCAACGAGGAAGGCTTCATCAAGCTGGTCGCCTCGTCCGCGCCGTCCACCGGTTACTGCAACACCATGGGCACGGCCACCACGATGAACAGCCTCGCCGAAGCGCTGGGCATGCAGCTGCCAGGTGCCGCGGCCATTCCCGCGCCGTACCGCGACCGCCAGGAAATCGCCTACCTGACCGGCAAGCGCATCGTCGGCATGGTCGCCGAGGACCTGAAGCCGTCGGACATCCTCACGCGCGAGGCCTTCCTCAACGCCATCGTGGTCAACTCGGCCATTGGCGGATCGACCAACGCGCCGATCCACCTCGCGGCCATCGCACGTCACATCGGCGTGGACCTGGCGATCGACGACTGGCAGACGCACGGTCACAAGGTGCCGCTGATGGTGAACCTGCAGCCGGCGGGCGAATACCTGGGCGAGGATTTCTATCACGCCGGTGGCGTACCAGCGGTGGTGGGCGAACTGCTCAAGCAGGGCCTGATCCACGCGGACGCGAAAACCGCCAACGGCAGGTCGATCGGCGAGAACTGCCGCGACGCGACGATCGAGGACGAGCGCGTCATCCGTCCTTTCGCCACACCGCTCAAGGAAGACGCCGGCTTCATCGTGCTGCGCGGCAACCTGTTCGACAGCGCGATCATGAAAACCAGTGTGATCAGCCCCGAGTTCCGCGCGCGTTACCTCAGCGATCCCAACGATCCGGAAGCCTTCGAAGGCCCGGCCGTGGTCTTCGACGGGCCGGAGGATTACCACCACCGCATCGACGATCCCTCGCTGGGCATCACCACCGACACGCTGTTGTTCATGCGTGGCGCGGGCCCGGTGGGTTATCCCGGCTCGGCGGAAGTGGTGAACATGCGTCCGCCGGCCTACCTGATCCGCGAGGGCGTGCACGCCCTGCCCTGCATCGGCGACGGGCGCCAGTCCGGCACGTCCGGGTCACCGTCCATCCTCAATGCCAGCCCGGAGGCGGCCGTGATGGGCGGGCTCGCACTGATCCGCACGGGCGACCGTGTTCGTATCGACCTGGGCAAGGGCACGGCGGATGTCCTGATTCCCGACGAAGAACTGGCCGAACGCCGCCGTGCGTTGGTCGAGGCGGGTGGCTATCGCTACCCCGCGTCGCAGACGCCGTGGCAGGAAATCCAGCGGGCGCTGGTCGGCCAGATGGAAACCGGCGCCATCCTGGAAGGCGCCGAGAAGTACCAGCAGATCGCACAGACGAAGGGGCTTCCGCGCGACAGCCATTGA
- a CDS encoding penicillin acylase family protein: MTHLTYRHVRRLIALIVALVLAVAASILVAVFVLLHAGAATTEGDVAASVASPVTIARDAMGAVTIDAARRTDASFALGFAHAQDTFFAMDLMRRKAAGELAALVGPAAIDLDKDYRRHRLRAVAEQAYRTLSPNQRDQLQHYAAGVNAGLAGLRVRPWEYLVFRQAPQPWRPEDSLLVLGAMYLELNDGGHNERKLRLLQLDAVLPPSVVAFLAAPDPTWEAALDGSVSDAPPVPDASVFVLPSHTDDAVALDLSFSPRQGADIGSNAFAVAGTSASDPGALLANDMHLSLGVPNIWYRATLRYGQADANGKVVVRQVAGLTLPGTPALVTGQNEQVAWGFTNSYADVQDWVVVHTTDPQGSRYRSPQGIEAMVYRDEVIQVRGGASVPLRIAETRWGPVMATSAQGEPMALAWTGASPRAYNLAIMQMEDATDVPSALDIAQHAGLPLQNVLAVDRQGHIGWTIAGNAIPVRGTAGFANPADWSVSGAGWSGWLDASRYPRVENPAQGYLWTANNRAVGGASLALLGNGGYNLGARARQIRDDLAGGHPATPAAMLAIQRDDRAVFLARWQALMLEVIDKARARHADEAGLAALHDRVARWGARADASSPGYGAVRRFHEEVTARVLRPFVALAAQRFKDFAWPEGTVPEYAVWQLIHAPSASHLRDPRYASWDDLLDEACLATLRDVAQDGKATWGDENMLNLRHPLSGAFPGIVARFLDARAQPLSGDRDMPFVSAPRFGASERMVAVPGDAARSLLHMPGGQTDHPLASTYLAGTDAWRLGQPTPLQPGVANSTFRLVPLR; this comes from the coding sequence GTGACGCATCTCACCTATCGGCATGTGCGCCGGCTGATCGCCCTGATCGTGGCGCTTGTCCTCGCGGTCGCCGCATCGATCCTCGTTGCCGTGTTCGTGCTGCTCCATGCAGGTGCCGCCACCACCGAAGGCGATGTCGCGGCGTCTGTCGCCTCGCCCGTGACGATCGCGCGCGATGCGATGGGCGCGGTGACCATCGACGCAGCCAGACGGACGGACGCATCGTTCGCACTCGGCTTCGCGCATGCGCAGGACACGTTCTTCGCCATGGACCTCATGCGACGCAAGGCAGCCGGTGAGCTGGCGGCACTGGTCGGTCCCGCGGCTATCGACCTGGACAAGGACTATCGTCGCCATCGGCTGCGCGCGGTGGCCGAGCAGGCCTACCGAACCCTTTCCCCCAACCAGCGCGACCAGTTGCAGCATTACGCGGCGGGCGTGAACGCAGGCCTGGCCGGCCTGCGCGTGCGACCGTGGGAATACCTGGTGTTCCGGCAGGCGCCACAACCCTGGCGGCCCGAGGATTCCCTGCTGGTACTCGGCGCCATGTACCTCGAACTCAACGATGGCGGCCACAACGAGCGCAAGCTTCGCCTGCTGCAACTGGACGCCGTGCTTCCGCCATCGGTCGTGGCCTTCCTAGCCGCGCCCGATCCCACATGGGAAGCCGCGTTGGATGGTTCGGTGTCCGACGCGCCGCCCGTGCCGGACGCGTCGGTGTTCGTCCTGCCATCGCACACGGACGACGCGGTGGCGCTGGACCTGTCTTTCTCACCGCGGCAAGGGGCCGACATCGGTAGCAATGCGTTCGCCGTGGCCGGCACGAGTGCGTCCGACCCTGGCGCGCTGCTGGCGAACGACATGCACCTGAGCCTGGGCGTGCCAAACATCTGGTACCGCGCGACGCTTCGTTACGGGCAGGCCGACGCCAACGGCAAGGTTGTCGTGCGGCAGGTGGCCGGCCTTACCCTGCCGGGCACTCCCGCGCTGGTGACGGGCCAGAACGAACAGGTCGCCTGGGGCTTCACCAACAGCTACGCCGATGTGCAGGACTGGGTCGTCGTGCACACGACCGATCCGCAGGGCTCGCGTTACCGGTCGCCGCAGGGCATCGAGGCCATGGTCTACAGGGACGAGGTGATCCAGGTACGCGGCGGCGCGTCCGTGCCGCTGCGTATCGCGGAAACGCGCTGGGGCCCGGTCATGGCGACGTCCGCGCAGGGCGAGCCGATGGCCCTGGCCTGGACCGGTGCCTCACCGCGCGCCTATAACCTGGCGATCATGCAGATGGAAGACGCGACGGACGTGCCCTCGGCACTCGATATCGCGCAACACGCCGGTCTGCCGTTGCAGAATGTCCTTGCCGTCGACCGGCAGGGGCACATCGGCTGGACGATTGCCGGCAACGCCATCCCGGTGCGAGGCACCGCTGGCTTCGCCAACCCTGCCGACTGGAGCGTATCCGGGGCAGGGTGGTCGGGATGGTTGGACGCGTCGCGGTATCCGCGGGTGGAGAACCCGGCGCAGGGGTATCTATGGACGGCGAATAACCGCGCGGTCGGCGGCGCGTCCCTGGCGCTGCTGGGCAATGGGGGCTACAACCTGGGCGCCCGTGCCAGGCAGATCCGCGACGACCTTGCCGGCGGCCACCCCGCCACACCTGCCGCCATGCTGGCCATCCAGCGCGACGACCGCGCCGTGTTCCTCGCGCGATGGCAGGCGTTGATGCTAGAGGTCATCGACAAGGCGCGGGCCAGGCATGCCGACGAGGCCGGACTGGCCGCGCTGCACGATCGCGTCGCCCGTTGGGGCGCCCGTGCGGATGCGTCCAGCCCCGGTTACGGCGCAGTGCGACGTTTTCATGAAGAGGTGACCGCACGGGTGCTCCGGCCGTTCGTGGCGTTGGCTGCGCAACGCTTCAAGGATTTCGCGTGGCCCGAAGGTACGGTACCCGAGTACGCGGTCTGGCAGCTGATCCACGCACCGTCGGCATCGCACCTGCGCGACCCTCGCTATGCCAGCTGGGACGACCTTCTCGACGAGGCCTGCCTGGCGACGCTGCGCGATGTGGCGCAGGACGGCAAGGCCACCTGGGGCGACGAGAACATGCTCAATCTGCGGCACCCCTTGTCGGGCGCCTTCCCGGGCATCGTTGCCCGGTTCCTCGACGCGCGCGCGCAGCCGCTGTCCGGCGACCGCGACATGCCGTTCGTCAGCGCGCCCCGGTTCGGCGCCTCGGAACGGATGGTGGCCGTGCCCGGTGACGCGGCACGCAGCCTGCTGCACATGCCCGGCGGCCAGACGGATCATCCACTGGCATCGACCTATCTGGCCGGCACCGATGCCTGGCGGCTGGGCCAGCCGACGCCGTTGCAACCCGGGGTGGCGAACAGTACGTTTCGGTTGGTGCCGCTGCGCTAG